In Trifolium pratense cultivar HEN17-A07 linkage group LG7, ARS_RC_1.1, whole genome shotgun sequence, a genomic segment contains:
- the LOC123899508 gene encoding serpin-ZX-like: MSGPSPAIPSHSRIRTTTMDLKKSVRCQEDVALTITKHLLLKQDFQQKNLVFSPLSLFVVLSVVAAGSEGHSLDQLLSFLQFDSIDNLIAFFSQLVALFSDDRMCFINGMWADESIPLSHSFKQLVATHYNTTLASVDFKTKGGQACRDVNLWVEKETNGLITKLLHPSMVSNSTELVFANALCFNGVWEHMFMPISVPAGFHLLNGTKVIAPFMLSKQREHFIGIFDGFKVLRLSYKQGRDETLRFSMYIFLPNAKDGLLALIEKLASESDFLKDKFPQRKVEVRRFTIPKFKISFSFEASNVLHELGMISPFVLTKVVEGMNPPLGVESIYHNAFIEVNEKGTIASANTIMRAARGKRCATPTDFVADHPFLFLIREDFSGTILFIGQVLNPLDGANEPTISK; encoded by the exons ATGTCAGGACCTTCTCCGGCTATCCCCTCTCATTCAAGAATCAGAACAACTACAATGGATCTCAAAAAATCAGTAAGGTGCCAAGAAGATGTTGCACTCACCATCACAAAGCATTTACTCTTAAAACAAGATTTTCAGCAAAAGAACCTTGTCTTTTCTCCCTTGTCTCTCTTTGTTGTTCTTAGCGTCGTGGCAGCTGGATCAGAAGGCCATTCTCTCGACCAACTTCTTTCCTTCCTTCAATTTGACTCCATTGACAATCTAATTGCATTCTTCTCTCAACTCGTTGCTCTGTTCTCTGACGATCGTATGTGTTTTATCAATGGAATGTGGGCTGATGAATCAATTCCCCTCTCTCATTCTTTTAAACAACTTGTGGCCACTCATTACAACACCACTTTGGCTTCAGTTGATTTTAAGACTAAG GGTGGTCAAGCATGTCGTGACGTTAATTTGTGGGTTGAGAAAGAGACAAATGGCCTTATCACAAAGCTTCTTCATCCTAGTATGGTAAGCAATTCAACCGAACTTGTCTTTGCAAATGCATTGTGCTTCAACGGTGTATGGGAACACATGTTTATGCCTATATCAGTTCCGGCTGGTTTTCACCTCTTAAATGGCACCAAAGTCATTGCTCCCTTCATGCTTAGCAAGCAGAGGGAGCACTTTATTGGTATTTTTGATGGTTTCAAAGTACTACGTCTTTCTTATAAACAAGGCAGGGATGAAACTCTTCGGTTCTCCATGTACATTTTCCTTCCGAATGCAAAAGATGGACTTTTGGCATTAATTGAAAAGctagcttcagaatctgattttTTGAAAGACAAGTTCCCTCAGCGGAAAGTGGAAGTACGTCGATTTACTATTCCAAAATTCAagatttctttttcatttgaagcttcTAATGTTCTGCACGAGTTGGGAATGATTTCACCTTTCGTTCTCACAAAAGTGGTAGAGGGAATGAACCCTCCTTTGGGCGTGGAAAGCATATATCACAATGCTTTCATTGAGGTAAATGAAAAAGGCACCATAGCTTCAGCAAACACAATTATGCGGGCAGCAAGAGGTAAACGTTGTGCCACCCCTACAGACTTTGTAGCTGACCACCCTTTCCTCTTCTTAATTAGAGAAGATTTCAGCGGAACAATTCTCTTTATTGGTCAGGTTCTCAATCCTCTTGATGGTGCAAATGAACCTACGATTAGCAAATAG
- the LOC123896389 gene encoding casein kinase 1-like protein HD16 produces the protein MQFPLESTRWRDSSTGLHVEYDQRPDVFRGTVRYASVHAHLGRTGSRRDDLESLAYTLVFLLRGRLPWQGYQGENKGFLVCKKKMATSPEALCCFCPAPFRQFVEYVVNLKYDEEPNYAKYISLFDGIVGPNPAIRPLNTEGAQKLICQVGQKRGRLIMEEDDDEQPKKKVRMGLPATQWISVYNARRPMKQRYHYNVSDERLSQHIVKGNEDGLFISSVASCANLWALIMDAGTGFTAQVYELSSSFLHKEWIMEQWDKNYYISAIAGASNGSSLVVMSKGTQYTQQSYKVSDSFPFKWINKKWREGFYVTAMATAGSRWAIVMSRGAGFSDQVVELDFLYPSEGIHRRWENNYRITATAATPDQAAFILSVPRRKPPDETQETLRTSDFPSTHVKEKWAKNLYIASISYGRTVS, from the exons ATGCAGTTTCCATTGGAGT CAACTCGGTGGCGTGATAGTTCAACTGGCCTTCATGTTGAATATGATCAACGCCCAGATGTATTTAG GGGCACAGTTCGTTATGCCAGTGTGCATGCACATCTTGGTAGAACAGGTAGCAGGAGAGATGACTTAGAATCTCTTGCTTACACACTTGTCTTCCTTCTTCGTGGTCGGTTACCTTGGCAAGGATATCAG GGAGAAAATAAAGGATTTCTTGTCTGCAAGAAAAAGATGGCAACTTCTCCCGAAGCTTTGTGTTGTTTTTGTCCTGCCCCTTTCCGGCAGTTTGTTGAATATGTAGTGAATTTGAAGTATGATGAAGAACCAAATTATGCTAAATATATATCCCTTTTTGATGGAATTGTGGGTCCAAATCCCGCCATTAGGCCACTAAATACCGAGGGTGCTCAGAAG CTCATATGTCAGGTTGGGCAAAAGAGAGGACGATTGATCATGGAAGAGGATGACGATGAACAACCAAAGAAGAAGGTCCGAATGGGACTGCCAGCAACACAGTGGATTAGTGTTTATAATGCTCGTAGACCAATGAAACAAAG GTATCATTACAATGTGTCTGATGAGCGGCTTTCCCAACACATTGTAAAAGGAAATGAAGATGGTTTATTTATTAGCAGTGTGGCTTCTTGTGCGAATCTTTGGGCGCTCATTATGGATGCAGGCACTGGTTTCACAGCACAAGTTTATGAACTCTCTTCCAGTTTTCTTCACAAG GAATGGATTATGGAACAGTGGGATAAGAATTATTACATCAGTGCCATAGCTGGAGCTAGTAATGGGTCCTCATTGGTTGTAATGTCAAAAG GGACCCAATACACTCAACAATCCTATAAAGTCAGTGACTCATTTCCATTTAAGTGGATCAACAAAAAATGGAGAGAAGGATTTTATGTCACTGCTATGGCCACTGCTGGCAGTAGATGGGCAATTGTAATGTCCCGTGGTGCTGGATTTTCAGaccag GTTGTGGAACTTGATTTCCTGTACCCTAGTGAAGGTATTCATCGAAGGTGGGAAAACAATTATCGCATTACTGCAACTGCCGCGACGCCTGATCAAGCTGCTTTTATTTTAAGTGTCCCGAGAAGAAAACCACCTGATGAAACTCAAGAAACGCTCCGCACATCTGATTTTCCTAGTACTCATGTTAAG GAAAAATGGGCAAAGAACCTCTATATTGCATCTATTTCTTATGGGAGAACAGTTTCATAA
- the LOC123896390 gene encoding berberine bridge enzyme-like 17, protein MTTLRKLSLLLITLTIVFSISTTSQSIIQNFLNCFSQSLISPTSDVIYTQNNTSFLTILNKKIHNKRFKTATTPKPLAIITAKESSHVQVTLKCAKSNNIQIRIRSGGHDYEGSSYVSDVPFVIIDLLHLNSIYVNLQEETAWVESGATTGKIYYTIAKKNNSLAFPAGVCFSVGAGGHFSGGGYGNLMRKFGLSIDNIIDAKIVDVNGNILDRKSMGEDLFWAIRGGGGASFGVILSWKLKLVQVTPQVTVFNVKRNVSDGATDVVYKWQLIAPKLHKDLFIRVQPNVVQIGQEGKKAVQVSFIGQFLGTVEKLLPLVSESFPELGLKKSECISMPWINSTFFWYDMPIGTPLETMLNEPNYPQPNYFKFKSDYVKKPIPKEAIESIWKLMIEGETLHMQWNPYGGRMEEILSSETPFPHRAGNLFLIQYINTWIEQSPEVIDRHVNFSRLFYKFMTPYVSNSPREAFLNYRDGDIGANHPSNVTTIEISRTYGSKYFKENFERLVNVKTKVDPENFFRYEQSIPIRSH, encoded by the coding sequence ATGACAACATTGAGGAAATTGTCTCTTCTCTTGATAACCTTAACAATTGTCTTCTCTATTTCAACAACATCACAATCTATCATTCAAAATTTTCTCAATTGTTTTTCTCAATCCTTGATTTCTCCTACCTCTGATGTCATTTACACACAAAATAACACCTCATTCTTAACTATCCTCAACAAGAAGATACATAACAAGAGATTTAAGACAGCAACAACACCGAAACCTTTGGCAATTATAACTGCAAAAGAAAGTTCCCATGTTCAAGTAACACTTAAATGTGCCAAAAGTAACAACATTCAGATTAGAATTCGAAGCGGCGGCCACGACTACGAAGGTTCCTCATATGTATCAGATGTGCCTTTTGTTATAATTGACTTGCTTCATCTCAATtcaatttatgtcaatttacaaGAAGAAACTGCATGGGTTGAATCAGGTGCAACAACTGGTAAGATTTATTATACCAttgcaaagaaaaacaattctCTTGCATTCCCAGCAGGGGTCTGTTTTTCTGTGGGTGCGGGTGGTCATTTTTCTGGTGGTGGGTATGGAAATTTGATGAGGAAATTTGGTCTTTCTATTGATAATATTATTGACGCAAAAATTGTTGATGTCAATGGTAATATACTTGATAGAAAATCAATGGGAGAAGATCTTTTTTGGGCTATaagaggtggtggtggtgctaGTTTTGGTGTTATTCTTTCATGGAAACTTAAATTGGTTCAAGTAACTCCACAAGTTACTGTTTTCAATGTGAAAAGGAATGTGAGTGATGGTGCAACTGATGTTGTTTACAAATGGCAATTAATTGCACCAAAATTGCATAAAGATCTTTTCATTAGAGTGCAGCCTAATGTTGTTCAAATTGGTCAAGAGGGTAAAAAGGCAGTGCAAGTTAGTTTCATTGGACAATTTTTGGGGACAGTTGAAAAGCTTTTACCATTGGTGAGTGAGAGTTTTCCTGAATTGGGTTTGAAGAAAAGTGAGTGCATTTCTATGCCTTGGATTAATTCCACATTTTTTTGGTATGATATGCCAATTGGTACTCCTCTTGAAACTATGTTGAATGAACCAAATTATCCTCAACcaaattactttaaatttaaatcaGATTATGTAAAGAAACCTATTCCAAAAGAAGCTATAGAATCTATTTGGAAATTGATGATTGAGGGTGAGACTTTGCATATGCAATGGAATCCTTACGGTGGAAGGATGGAAGAGATATTGTCATCAGAAACACCGTTTCCTCATAGAGCAGGGAACTTGTTCTTGATTCAGTACATTAATACTTGGATTGAACAATCTCCTGAAGTTATTGATCGTCATGTGAATTTTTCAAGGTTGTTTTACAAATTCATGACGCCTTATGTTTCAAATTCTCCGAGGGAGGCATTCCTCAATTATAGAGATGGTGATATTGGTGCCAATCATCCAAGTAATGTAACAACAATTGAAATTTCTAGAACTTATGGAAGCAagtattttaaagaaaattttgaaagacTAGTTAATGTGAAAACTAAGGTTGATCCTGAGAATTTTTTCAGATATGAACAAAGTATACCTATTAGGTCACACTAA